A window from Neobacillus sp. PS3-40 encodes these proteins:
- the recJ gene encoding single-stranded-DNA-specific exonuclease RecJ has translation MLKSKTRWIVQKSDDQKVETLVNELKITPLVASMLINRGLDTVETAQYFLYGKDQFHDPYLLEGMEKSVSRILEAIEKKEPILIYGDYDADGVSSTTVLMITLRDLGADVQFYIPNRFSEGYGPNEKAFRHAAESGIKLIITVDTGIAAIHEANVAKQIGLDLIITDHHEPGPVLPVALAIIHPKLADSTYPFRELAGVGVAFKLAHALYGRVPEHLLEIAVIGTIADLVSLKGENRLIAKKGLENLKDTKNLGLRAILKISSVDPMSINEETIGFTLAPRINAVGRLASADLAVQLLLTDDPDEADDLAAEMDAMNKTRQSIVNSITAEAIEEVEKNFPIAENKVLVIGKEGWNPGVVGIVASRLVDKYYRPTIILCYDAEKGLAKGSARSIAGFDLFQNLSTCREILPHFGGHPMAAGMTLNVDDVDDLRNRLNNLANDQLSDGDLIPNTLLDLEIQLPAIDLPTLDEINLLSPFGMDNPKPKVVINEVQISSIRKIGSDQNHLKITLADQESSLDGVGFGLGSLFDHISPTSKVSLIGELTINEWNNMRKPQIFIHDMAIKSWQLFDFRGVNRISNIQEFVPDENRICILFNKETYGKLTPVLKNEAIFIQTTEEAKNLSIDDSNIVFVDLPPSKEIVYQLINCKKPARIYAYFYKETSDFFSTLPTRDHFKWFYGLLLKKGPIDLNRYGDTIAKNKGWSKETIFFLSQVFSELDFVTIDKGIITLKKQAPKRDLTDSRTYQIKQGLYALERDLLLSSFQQLKDWFDFSLQESVEIEEVTE, from the coding sequence ATGTTAAAGTCGAAAACAAGATGGATTGTTCAAAAATCCGATGACCAAAAGGTTGAAACACTTGTAAATGAATTGAAAATTACTCCTTTAGTTGCTTCGATGCTTATCAATCGTGGACTTGATACTGTTGAAACAGCCCAGTATTTTTTATATGGAAAAGATCAGTTTCATGACCCTTATTTACTAGAAGGAATGGAAAAGTCAGTTTCAAGAATTTTAGAAGCGATAGAAAAGAAGGAACCGATTCTTATCTATGGCGATTACGATGCCGATGGAGTCAGTAGCACAACGGTTTTAATGATAACCCTTCGTGACTTAGGGGCAGATGTGCAGTTTTATATTCCAAATCGTTTTTCAGAGGGATATGGTCCTAATGAAAAGGCATTTCGCCATGCGGCAGAATCAGGAATCAAATTAATTATTACGGTGGATACAGGAATTGCTGCAATTCATGAAGCAAATGTTGCAAAACAAATAGGGCTTGATTTAATTATTACTGATCATCACGAGCCAGGGCCAGTATTACCCGTGGCACTTGCTATCATCCATCCAAAACTAGCTGACAGTACTTATCCGTTCCGGGAACTTGCCGGTGTTGGAGTTGCTTTTAAATTAGCACATGCACTATATGGACGTGTCCCAGAACATCTACTTGAAATAGCGGTAATTGGAACGATTGCCGATTTAGTTTCATTAAAAGGCGAAAATCGATTGATTGCAAAAAAAGGATTAGAAAATCTTAAAGATACAAAAAATCTTGGATTAAGGGCTATTTTAAAAATATCCAGTGTTGATCCAATGTCAATTAATGAGGAAACAATTGGTTTTACCCTCGCCCCAAGGATTAATGCAGTTGGACGCTTAGCGAGTGCTGATCTTGCTGTACAACTATTATTAACTGACGACCCCGATGAGGCTGATGACTTAGCAGCTGAAATGGATGCTATGAATAAAACCAGGCAATCCATTGTCAATAGTATAACGGCTGAGGCAATAGAAGAAGTGGAAAAGAATTTCCCTATTGCTGAAAACAAGGTCCTTGTCATTGGCAAAGAAGGTTGGAATCCCGGGGTAGTTGGGATCGTTGCATCAAGATTAGTGGATAAGTATTACAGACCGACAATCATTCTTTGTTATGATGCTGAAAAAGGGCTTGCTAAAGGGTCTGCACGAAGCATAGCGGGTTTTGACCTATTTCAAAATTTATCGACTTGTCGAGAGATATTACCGCATTTTGGTGGGCATCCAATGGCTGCAGGGATGACATTAAATGTTGATGATGTGGATGATCTGCGCAATCGCTTAAATAACCTTGCAAATGATCAGCTTTCAGACGGAGATCTCATTCCGAATACATTGCTTGATCTGGAAATTCAGCTCCCTGCGATTGATTTGCCAACCTTGGATGAGATAAATCTACTGTCTCCTTTTGGAATGGATAACCCGAAACCAAAAGTGGTTATTAATGAAGTTCAGATTTCAAGTATAAGGAAAATTGGCAGTGACCAGAACCATTTAAAGATTACCTTAGCTGATCAAGAATCCAGTCTAGATGGAGTAGGGTTTGGATTAGGATCATTATTTGATCATATTTCCCCGACATCTAAGGTTTCTCTAATTGGAGAATTGACAATAAATGAATGGAACAACATGCGAAAACCGCAGATTTTTATTCATGATATGGCGATTAAATCCTGGCAATTATTTGATTTCAGAGGTGTGAACCGAATAAGCAATATACAGGAATTCGTTCCGGATGAAAATAGAATATGTATTCTTTTTAATAAGGAAACATATGGAAAATTAACTCCTGTCTTAAAAAATGAAGCTATTTTTATCCAAACTACTGAGGAAGCAAAGAATCTTAGTATAGATGATTCCAATATCGTTTTTGTTGATCTTCCACCCTCAAAGGAAATAGTATATCAACTTATCAATTGTAAAAAGCCTGCAAGAATATATGCTTATTTTTACAAAGAAACAAGTGATTTCTTTAGTACTCTTCCAACCAGAGATCATTTTAAGTGGTTTTATGGATTGCTTCTTAAAAAAGGGCCAATTGATCTGAATCGTTATGGAGATACTATTGCTAAAAATAAAGGCTGGTCGAAGGAAACAATTTTCTTTTTGTCACAGGTGTTTTCCGAATTGGATTTTGTTACAATAGACAAGGGAATTATCACTTTAAAGAAACAAGCGCCAAAGCGCGATTTAACAGACTCAAGAACCTATCAAATAAAGCAGGGATTATACGCTCTCGAAAGAGATTTGCTATTATCATCATTCCAGCAATTAAAGGACTGGTTTGACTTTAGTCTTCAAGAGTCGGTTGAAATTGAGGAGGTAACAGAATAG